From the Maniola jurtina chromosome Z, ilManJurt1.1, whole genome shotgun sequence genome, one window contains:
- the LOC123880294 gene encoding mitochondrial thiamine pyrophosphate carrier-like isoform X2, protein MISSKHPKMVGYSQEDSLSHSQKLIAGSVSGLVTRFVIQPLDVLKLRTQLQKKMPEGKSLNLHSMTKKILTEEGITAFWQGHVLGQAHSILSSTSQFFVYEMTTKLISSYPVDPKYKSVLEFMCGITAGFCCATLTIPLEVIRVRQALVKQQYGGLLNGAKAVYASGGVMAFFEGWTASVLMSHKPLERFQAPTTSRNLIKCTELIKCLTDTVKIEGFFGLYRGLLVTVYKAQATNVVLFTTYEFVCFLLRK, encoded by the exons ATGATTTCAAGTAAGCATCCAAAAATGGTTGGCTATAGTCAAGAAGATTCTCTGTCACACAGCCAGAAGTTGATAGCTGGTAGTGTTTCTGGGCTGGTGACCCGCTTTGTAATTCAGCCTTTAGATGTGCTAAAATTAAGGACACAGTTGCAAAAGAAAATGCCTGAAGGCAAATCACTTAATTTACACAgcatgacaaaaaaaattttaacgGAAGAGGGCATAACCGCTTTTTGGCAGGGCCACGTTCTTGGACAG GCACATTCGATTCTCTCTTCGACGAGCCAATTTTTCGTATACGAAATGACCACAAAACTCATTTCTAGCTATCCTGTAGATCCTAAATACAA atCTGTTCTAGAATTTATGTGTGGCATAACTGCAGGCTTTTGTTGCGCCACGCTCACCATTCCTCTGGAAGTTATCCGAGTACGACAGGCGTTGGTAAAGCAACAATATGGTGGTTTGCTTAATGGTGCCAAGGCGGTGTACGCATCTGGCGGAGTGATGGCCTTTTTTGAAGGCTGGACAGCTAGTGTACTTATG AGCCACAAGCCACTAGAACGATTTCAAGCCCCGACCACGTCCAGAAATCTAATAAAATGTACCGAGCTTATAAAGTGTTTAACAGATACTGTTAAAATCGAAGGTTTCTTTGGATTATATAGAGGCCTTTTGGTGACTGTTTATAAAGCTCAAGCTACCAATGTAGTTTTGTTCACAACTTACGAATTTGTATGTTTTCTGTtaaggaaataa
- the LOC123880293 gene encoding probable 3',5'-cyclic phosphodiesterase pde-5 — MIDQTVEDERAPEIEEKFADGNKVSDYGQLGLKKKRRKFFSRFIPRIARRGDSKNTDIKVINYLDHNQELLKDYVMKSVTANQLQSWLDQKMSLEPEKTDPTNSQSLIRKRDTPKDFFMNCETKLKQNWNELSSILELLHYITSAVTIDAYRIYKIDPNDSNSIKYLILDSPNSVTLETEFSSADGNIVKLVLEAASKQKSLRLSRENFSGFPKTPSTLLHTFGFKNEKEANHLFYQPITTIGKTIYVVEMWRIKDKFDDKDEEICANIVVAFHYCNLYMVKQRESNMSDILLDVVKTIFKEMISLDQLIKSILKSAQRLVNADRASLFLVDNDNSELVSTVFDLKLDHEQDKNGIQPVRMSIKQGIAGCVASSGEVLNIPNAYSDDRFNSKVDMATGYKTKSILCMPIKVRGKVIGVVEMINKINNLNFDHEDEIAFQKFSIFFGLALHNAKLYAKVKRNEERFQVAMEVLSYHNTCKDNEVQEVQNENWALPTNFNDFYLDPYELDHLQKCKAALKMFDILFDISKFDSTAVTKFILTVKKNYRMVPYHNFDHGWSVAHTMYVILKNDYEHRFDYKMKLALFVACLCHDLDHRGYNNDYLKETEAPLAAMYSSSPLEHHHFSITVTILQQDGHNIFSQLSREDYKEVLEHIKQNILATDLAVFSTNLAQFKHIFAENSDQQTFNWEILRNRKLAMALSMTASDLSASAKPWTIQMKTVEVIFEEFYLQGDKEREANKTPIPMMDRTKPDDKPTSQVAFLNHICIPCYSMLYKIFPRTKPLYEMVLQNRDNWLSRCVNDDSEHFEKDNTLSLGSE, encoded by the exons ATGATAGATCAAACTGTAGAAGATGAACGTGCTCCTGAAATTGAAGAAAAATTTGCAGATGGAAATAAG GTATCAGATTACGGTCAGCTAGGGTTGAAAAAAAAGCGAAGGAAGTTTTTTTCAAGGTTCATTCCGAGAATTG CAAGACGTGGCGATTCCAAAAACACCGACATTAAAGTTATAAACTATCTTGACCATAACCAAGAATTGTTGAAGGACTATGTCATGAAGAGCGTGACTGCAAACCAGTTGCAAAGTTGGCTGGATCAAAAAATGTCCCTTGAACCT GAAAAAACTGATCCTACCAATAGTCAAAGCTTAATAAGAAAGAGGGACACtccaaaagatttttttatg AACtgtgaaactaaattaaaacagaATTGGAATGAACTGTCCTCTATCCTGGAACTTTTGCATTATATTACATCGGCAGTGACCATAGATGCATAcagaatttataaaatagatCCCAACGActcaaattcaataaaatatttgatattGGACTCACCTaat TCCGTCACATTAGAAACTGAGTTTTCTTCAGCAGATGGTAATATAGTAAAACTTGTTTTAGAAGCGgcaagtaaacaaaaatctttacGCCTTTCAAGAGAAAACTTTTCAGGATTTCCCAAAACACCCAGTACTTTACTCCATACATTTGGCTTTAAAAATGAG aAAGAAGCAAACCATTTATTTTACCAACCTATAACAACTATCGGAAAAACAATATACGTGGTTGAAATGTGGCGCATTAAAGACAAATTTGATGATAAAGACGAAGAAATATGTGCTAATATTGTAGTTGCCTTTcattattgtaatttgtacatGGTTAAACAGAGAGAAAGCAACATGTCAGACATCTTACTAGATgtagtaaa GACTATATTTAAAGAGATGATATCGCTTGATCAactaataaaaagtatattgaaatcCGCTCAAAGACTAGTTAACGCGGATAGAGCATCTTTATTCCTTGTAGATAACGATAACTCTGAACTTGTTTCTACCGTATTTGACCTAAAACTTGACCATGAACAAGACAAAAATGGGATACAACCTGTTAGAATGTCAATCAAACAAGGGATAGCTGGATGTGTTGCGTCAAGTGGGGAAGTATTGAACATTCCGAATGCATACTCCGATGACAGATTCAACAG CAAGGTGGATATGGCTACTGGATATAagacaaaaagtattttatgcaTGCCAATTAAGGTTCGAGGAAAAGTTATAGGAGTGGTTGAAATgataaataagataaataatttaaattttgaccACGAAGATGAGATTGCTTTTCAAAAGTTTTCTATATTTTTCGGGCTGGCTCTTCACAACGCTAAGTTGTATGCTAAAGTTAAGAGAAACGAGGAAAGATTTCAAGTGGCTATGGAGGTGTTAAGTTATCACAATACTTGTAAGGACAATGAAGTGCAAGAAGTCCAAAATGAAAATTGGGCTTTaccaaccaattttaatgatttttatttagatcCCTACGAATTAGATCATTTACAGAAATGTAAAGCTGCTTTAAAAATGTTCGATATTCTATTTGATATTTCGAAATTCGATTCCACGGCTGTAACAAAATTCATATTGACGGTAAAAAAGAACTATAGAATGGTACCTTATCATAATTTTGATCATGGATGGTCAGTAGCACACACCATGTACGTAATATTGAAAAATGACTATGAACACCGGTTTGACTACAAAATG AAATTAGCGTTATTTGTGGCGTGTCTATGTCACGATTTGGATCATCGAGGCTATAATAACGACTACCTGAAAGAAACAGAAGCACCGTTGGCAGCTATGTACTCCTCATCACCTCTAGAACATCACCACTTTAGTATTACAGTAACTATTTTGCAACAG GATGGACACAACATCTTCTCTCAGTTATCCCGTGAAGATTATAAAGAAGTTCTAGAACACATAAAACAGAACATATTAGCCACTGATCTTGCTGTTTTTTCTACCAATTTAGCTCAGTTCAAACATATTTTTGCCGAAAATTCAGATCAACAAACTTTCAATTGGGAAATTCTCAGGAACAG AAAGTTAGCCATGGCTCTGTCAATGACTGCGTCCGATCTTTCAGCTTCTGCTAAGCCTTGGACGATACAAATGAAAACTGTGGAAGTTATATTTgaagaattttatttacaagGCGATAAAGAAAGGGAAGCCAATAAAACTCCAATACCTATGATGGATAGAACTAAACCAGACGATAAACCTACTAGTCAG GTCGCATTTTTAAATCACATTTGCATACCTTGCTATAGTATGCTTTATAAAATCTTTCCGCGAACGAAGCCTTTGTACGAAATGGTGTTGCAAAATCGTGATAACTGGCTATCCAGGTGTGTAAATGATGATTCAGAACACTTTGAAAAGGATAATACGTTAAGTTTGGGATCTGAATGA
- the LOC123880294 gene encoding mitochondrial thiamine pyrophosphate carrier-like isoform X1, whose product MISSKHPKMVGYSQEDSLSHSQKLIAGSVSGLVTRFVIQPLDVLKLRTQLQKKMPEGKSLNLHSMTKKILTEEGITAFWQGHVLGQAHSILSSTSQFFVYEMTTKLISSYPVDPKYKSVLEFMCGITAGFCCATLTIPLEVIRVRQALVKQQYGGLLNGAKAVYASGGVMAFFEGWTASVLMLGPQVGITFSVFSLMQPMILSYLYKCNSDCDHPKTSAHKPEHLVLASSIAGSISGIVSKTTTYPLDLAKRRLQIASHKPLERFQAPTTSRNLIKCTELIKCLTDTVKIEGFFGLYRGLLVTVYKAQATNVVLFTTYEFVCFLLRK is encoded by the exons ATGATTTCAAGTAAGCATCCAAAAATGGTTGGCTATAGTCAAGAAGATTCTCTGTCACACAGCCAGAAGTTGATAGCTGGTAGTGTTTCTGGGCTGGTGACCCGCTTTGTAATTCAGCCTTTAGATGTGCTAAAATTAAGGACACAGTTGCAAAAGAAAATGCCTGAAGGCAAATCACTTAATTTACACAgcatgacaaaaaaaattttaacgGAAGAGGGCATAACCGCTTTTTGGCAGGGCCACGTTCTTGGACAG GCACATTCGATTCTCTCTTCGACGAGCCAATTTTTCGTATACGAAATGACCACAAAACTCATTTCTAGCTATCCTGTAGATCCTAAATACAA atCTGTTCTAGAATTTATGTGTGGCATAACTGCAGGCTTTTGTTGCGCCACGCTCACCATTCCTCTGGAAGTTATCCGAGTACGACAGGCGTTGGTAAAGCAACAATATGGTGGTTTGCTTAATGGTGCCAAGGCGGTGTACGCATCTGGCGGAGTGATGGCCTTTTTTGAAGGCTGGACAGCTAGTGTACTTATG TTGGGGCCCCAAGTTGGAATAACTTTTTCCGTATTCAGTTTGATGCAGCCAATGATACTCAGTTATCTCTACAAATGTAACAGTGACTGTGACCATCCGAAAACAAGTGCTCACAAGCCAGAACATCTAGTTCTGGCTTCGTCCATCGCTGGATCTATTTCTGGAATTGTTTCTAAAACGACTACTTATCCTTTAGATCTTGCTAAACGCCGATTGCAAATAGCA AGCCACAAGCCACTAGAACGATTTCAAGCCCCGACCACGTCCAGAAATCTAATAAAATGTACCGAGCTTATAAAGTGTTTAACAGATACTGTTAAAATCGAAGGTTTCTTTGGATTATATAGAGGCCTTTTGGTGACTGTTTATAAAGCTCAAGCTACCAATGTAGTTTTGTTCACAACTTACGAATTTGTATGTTTTCTGTtaaggaaataa